A window of the Pseudomonas gozinkensis genome harbors these coding sequences:
- a CDS encoding LysR family transcriptional regulator, producing MNAPDLNLLITLDVLLSEGSVARAAERLRLSPSAMSRALARLRETTGDPLLVRAGRGLVPTPRALELRDRVSYLVQEAEAVLRPAEVLDPGQLRRTFTLRNTDGFVETFAAALLARIAEEAPGVRLRFVQKADKDSTLLRVGRVDLETGVVDDSTDPTLHSRILFRDQWIGVVREGHPLSSGKVSAKRFAAGQHILVSRRGRSSGPVDEALLAFGLTRDIVTSFGGFSAALTLVRESDLIATVPERHTSKLRTGLHSFALPFRMPDISVSMLWHPRMDADPAHRWLRNCVREVCA from the coding sequence ATGAATGCACCGGACCTGAACCTGTTGATCACCCTCGACGTGCTGCTGAGCGAAGGCAGCGTCGCCCGCGCCGCCGAGCGCCTGCGTCTGAGTCCGTCAGCCATGAGCCGCGCGCTGGCCCGGCTGCGGGAAACCACCGGGGATCCGCTGCTGGTGCGCGCCGGCCGAGGACTGGTGCCGACCCCGCGTGCGCTGGAGCTGCGCGACCGGGTCAGTTATCTGGTGCAGGAAGCCGAAGCGGTTTTGCGCCCGGCAGAAGTGCTCGATCCCGGCCAGTTGCGGCGCACCTTCACCCTGCGCAACACCGACGGTTTTGTCGAAACCTTCGCCGCCGCCCTGCTCGCCCGCATCGCCGAAGAGGCGCCCGGCGTGCGCCTGCGCTTTGTGCAAAAAGCCGACAAGGACAGCACGCTCCTGCGCGTAGGCCGGGTGGACCTGGAAACCGGCGTGGTCGACGACAGCACTGACCCGACGCTGCACAGCCGCATCCTGTTCCGCGATCAGTGGATCGGTGTGGTGCGTGAGGGACATCCGTTGAGCAGCGGCAAGGTCAGCGCCAAACGCTTCGCCGCAGGCCAGCACATTCTGGTGTCACGGCGCGGGCGCAGCAGCGGCCCGGTGGACGAGGCATTGCTCGCCTTCGGACTGACGCGGGACATCGTCACTTCGTTTGGCGGGTTTTCAGCGGCGCTGACGCTCGTCCGTGAGTCGGACCTGATCGCCACCGTTCCGGAACGTCACACCAGCAAACTGCGCACGGGCCTGCACAGTTTCGCCCTGCCCTTTCGCATGCCGGACATCAGCGTGTCGATGCTCTGGCATCCGCGCATGGACGCCGACCCGGCGCACCGCTGGCTGCGCAATTGTGTGCGGGAAGTCTGTGCCTAA
- a CDS encoding cell wall hydrolase — MRLNGLLCCLALTLLSGAALATDQAPIKAKAEAKAEVLEEKAADKPDAPPAPKSEAITPTEAQAVDPAGAAPLDDPITCLARSIYWEAKGKDNADMEGVASVVMNRLGHDGFPGTVCEVVKQGSETKSCQFSWWCDGRPDQVKEDAEYALAKEIAGKALNRQLTDRTHGALYFHDRNVHPSWAKEYTKTAETRKFLFYKPAGGDAR; from the coding sequence ATGCGATTGAACGGGTTGCTTTGCTGTCTTGCGTTGACCCTGCTGAGCGGCGCGGCACTGGCCACCGATCAGGCGCCGATCAAGGCAAAGGCCGAAGCGAAAGCCGAGGTACTGGAAGAGAAGGCCGCCGACAAACCCGACGCGCCCCCGGCACCTAAATCCGAAGCCATCACCCCGACTGAAGCGCAGGCGGTTGACCCCGCCGGCGCCGCACCGCTGGACGATCCGATCACCTGTCTGGCGCGCAGTATCTATTGGGAAGCCAAAGGCAAGGACAATGCCGACATGGAAGGCGTGGCCAGTGTGGTGATGAACCGCCTCGGGCATGACGGCTTTCCGGGCACGGTCTGCGAGGTGGTCAAGCAGGGCTCGGAAACCAAGAGCTGCCAGTTTTCATGGTGGTGTGACGGGCGTCCGGATCAGGTCAAGGAGGATGCCGAATACGCGCTGGCCAAGGAAATCGCCGGCAAGGCGCTGAACCGTCAGCTCACCGATCGCACCCACGGCGCGTTGTATTTTCACGACCGCAACGTTCATCCGAGCTGGGCCAAGGAATACACCAAGACCGCCGAGACCAGGAAATTTCTGTTCTACAAACCCGCTGGCGGGGATGCGCGTTAG